Proteins encoded by one window of Nymphaea colorata isolate Beijing-Zhang1983 unplaced genomic scaffold, ASM883128v2 scaffold0090, whole genome shotgun sequence:
- the LOC126409326 gene encoding DNA-directed RNA polymerase subunit alpha-like has product MVREEVPVSTRTLQWKCVESRADSKRLYYGRFVLSPLMKGQADTIGIAMRRALLGELEGTCITRAKSDKVPHEYSTIVGIEESVHEILMNLKKIVFRSDLYGTLDASIYVRGPRHVTAQDIISPPSVEIVDTTQHIAVLTEPVDLCIELKIERGRGYCTRTPNNYQDGSYPIDAVSMPVRNANHSIHSYGNGNEKQEILFLEIWTNGSLTPKEALYEASRNLIDLFIPFLHAEEQDINRNMEDNQKRASVPFFTFDDGLDNMKREIILKRIFIDQLELPPRTYNCLKRSNIHTLLDLLSKSQEDLMRIEHFRVEDVKQIFDILQKGFTIDLLKNSTQFESR; this is encoded by the coding sequence ATGGTTCGGGAGGAAGTACCAGTATCCACTCGGACGCTACAGTGGAAGTGTGTTGAATCAAGAGCAGACAGCAAACGCCTTTATTATGGTCGTTTCGTTTTATCCCCACTTATGAAGGGTCAAGCCGATACAATCGGTATCGCGATGCGAAGGGCTTTACTTGGAGAACTAGAAGGAACATGTATTACGCGCGCAAAATCTGATAAGGTACCACATGAATATTCTACGATAGTAGGTATTGAAGAATCAGTCCAtgaaattttaatgaatttgaaaaaaattgtatttagaaGTGATCTGTACGGAACTCTCGACGCATCTATCTATGTCAGGGGCCCTAGACACGTAACTGCTCAAGATATCATCTCACCACCTTCTGTAGAAATAGTTGATACTACACAGCATATAGCTGTCCTAACGGAACCGGTTGATTTGTGcattgaattaaaaattgagaGGGGTCGTGGATATTGTACGAGAACCCCAAATAACTATCAAGACGGAAGCTATCCTATAGATGCTGTATCCATGCCTGTTCGAAATGCGAATCATAGTATTCATTCTTATGGGAATGGGAATGAGAAACAAGAgatactttttcttgaaatatggACGAATGGAAGTTTAACTCCTAAGGAAGCGCTTTATGAAGCTTCTCGTAATTTGATCgatttatttattccttttttacaTGCGGAGGAACAGGACATAAATAGAAATATGGAGGACAATCAAAAAAGGGCTAGTGTGCCCTTTTTTACCTTTGATGATGGATTGGAtaatatgaaaagagaaatcatattgAAACGTATTTTTATTGATCAATTAGAATTGCCTCCTAGGACTTATAACTGTCTCAAAAGGTCTAATATACATACATTGCTGGACCTTTTGagtaaaagtcaagaagatCTTATGAGAATTGAGCATTTTCGCGTAGAAGACGTAAAACAAATATTCGACATTCTACAGAAGGGTTTCACAATCGACTTGCTTAAAAATTCAACTCAGTTTGAATCccgttga
- the LOC126409321 gene encoding cytochrome b6-f complex subunit 4 encodes MSGSFGGWIHKNSPIPITKKPDLNDPVLRAKLAKGMGHNYYGEPAWPNDLLYIFPVVILGTIACNVGLAVLEPSMIGEPADPFATPLEILPEWYFFPVFQILRTVPNKLLGVLLMVSVPAGLLTVPFLENVNKFQNPFRRPVATTVFLIGTAVALWLGIGATLPIDKSLTLGLFQIKIDLEILR; translated from the coding sequence ATGTCCGGTTCTTTCGGGGGATGGATCCATAAGAATTCACCTATCCCAATAACAAAGAAACCCGACTTGAATGATCCTGTATTAAGAGCAAAATTGGCTAAGGGGATGGGACATAATTATTATGGGGAACCGGCATGGCCTaatgatcttttatatatttttcccgTAGTAATTCTAGGTACTATTGCATGTAACGTAGGTCTAGCGGTTCTAGAGCCATCAATGATTGGTGAACCGGCAGATCCATTTGCAACTCCTTTGGAAATATTACCCGAATGGTACTTCTTTCCCGTATTTCAAATACTCCGTACAGTACCCAATAAGTTATTGGGTGTTCTTTTAATGGTTTCGGTACCAGCGGGATTATTGACAGTACCCTTTTTGGAAAATGTTAATAAATTCCAAAATCCATTCCGTCGCCCAGTAGCTACAACAGTCTTTTTGATTGGTACGGCAGTAGCCCTTTGGTTAGGTATTGGAGCAACATTACCTATTGATAAGTCTCTAACTTTAggtctttttcaaattaaaatagatCTTGAAATACTAAGGTAA
- the LOC126409319 gene encoding cytochrome b6-like, with protein sequence MIPNEQSFGSLILSGKIESSEVSKRFQIFLFYCTLQPEPVLGCFRLSRTRRNSHIRFLEGESLRLRFTYLNKVYDWFEERLEIQAIADDITSKYVPPHVNIFHCLGGITLTCFLVQVATGFAMTFYYRPTVTEAFASVQYIMTEANFGWLIRSVHRWSASMMVLMMILHVFRVYLTGGFKKPRELTWVTGVVLAVLTASFGVTGYSLPWDQIGYWAVKIVTGVPEAIPIVGSPLVELLRGSASVGQSTLTRFYSLHTFVLPLLTAVFMLMHFSMIRKQGISGPL encoded by the coding sequence AGTTTTGGTTCCCTCATTTTATCTGGAAAGATTGAATCAAGTGAAGTCTCTAAAAggtttcaaatctttcttttctattgcacGTTGCAACCAGAACCAGTATTGGGGTGTTTTCGCTTGAGCCGTACGAGACGAAATTCTCATATACGGTTCTTAGAGGGGGAGTCCCTTCGCCTTCGGTTCACCTATCTCAATAAAGTATATGATTGGTTCGAGGAGCGTCTCGAGATTCAAGCGATTGCAGATGATATAACTAGTAAATATGTTCCTCCTCATGTCAATATATTTCATTGTCTAGGAGGGATCACACTTACTTGCTTTTTAGTACAAGTAGCTACGGGTTTTGCTATGACTTTTTACTATCGCCCGACCGTCACAGAAGCTTTTGCCTCTGTTCAATACATAATGACTGAAGCCAACTTCGGTTGGTTAATCCGATCAGTTCATCGATGGTCAGCAAGTATGATGGTTCTAATGATGATCCTGCACGTATTTCGTGTTTATCTCACAGGTGGTTTTAAGAAACCACGTGAATTGACTTGGGTTACGGGTGTAGTTCTGGCTGTGTTGACTGCATCCTTTGGGGTAACTGGTTATTCTTTACCTTGGGACCAAATTGGGTATTGGGCAGTCAAAATTGTAACTGGTGTACCTGAGGCTATCCCTATAGTGGGATCGCCCTTGGTAGAGTTATTACGCGGAAGTGCTAGCGTGGGTCAATCCACTTTGACCCGCTTTTATAGTTTACACACTTTTGTATTACCTCTTCTTACCGCCGTATTTATGTTAATGCACTTTTCAATGATACGTAAGCAAGGTATTTCAGGTCCTTTATAG